From a region of the Bradyrhizobium diazoefficiens genome:
- a CDS encoding SDR family oxidoreductase has product MKLELTDRVALVTGASRGIGLAIATMLAAEGAKVALAARGADALNAARAAVGAQSSVHLADVTDPAAATALVQEVERQWGRLDILVCNVGSGASVPPGKETAAEWSRVMDLNLFATTNMIEAARPLMARGGGDRAIVCISSIAGMAALGAPVTYHAAKAALNATVRGLARPLALEGIRINAVAPGNILSADGTWARKLAENSAAVEEMLVRDVALRRLGKPEEIADLVAFLASPRAAFITGSIMVADGGQLR; this is encoded by the coding sequence ATGAAACTCGAGCTGACCGATCGCGTCGCTCTCGTCACCGGCGCCAGCCGCGGCATCGGGCTTGCGATCGCGACGATGCTCGCCGCGGAAGGTGCCAAGGTCGCGCTTGCGGCGCGGGGAGCCGATGCGCTGAACGCCGCGCGCGCGGCGGTCGGCGCGCAGAGCTCGGTTCACCTTGCCGACGTCACCGACCCGGCCGCCGCCACTGCACTGGTACAGGAGGTCGAACGGCAGTGGGGCCGGCTCGACATCCTCGTCTGCAACGTCGGCAGTGGCGCTTCCGTACCACCTGGGAAGGAAACCGCAGCGGAGTGGTCCCGGGTGATGGACCTCAATCTGTTCGCTACGACCAACATGATCGAGGCCGCCCGGCCGTTGATGGCGCGCGGCGGCGGCGACCGGGCGATCGTCTGCATCTCTTCGATCGCCGGCATGGCGGCGCTCGGCGCGCCCGTGACTTACCATGCCGCGAAGGCCGCGCTGAATGCGACCGTGCGCGGTCTGGCGCGCCCGCTGGCGCTCGAAGGCATCCGCATCAATGCGGTCGCCCCCGGAAATATCCTGTCCGCGGACGGCACCTGGGCGCGCAAGCTCGCGGAGAATAGTGCTGCGGTCGAGGAGATGCTCGTGCGCGATGTGGCGCTGCGCCGCCTGGGCAAGCCAGAGGAGATCGCCGACCTCGTCGCCTTTCTCGCCTCGCCCCGCGCGGCATTCATCACCGGCAGCATCATGGTCGCCGACGGCGGCCAGTTGCGTTAG
- a CDS encoding sugar phosphate isomerase/epimerase family protein, with product MTQTLQRIGFMQGRLSALVDGKIQAFPWDEWRDEFPRAKELGLTRMEWTIDQERLRENPLMTEQGQQDILALSRENSVRIPSLTGDCFMQAPFWKVDAVVRDSLVADLDRLIAACSRIGIEFVVIPLVDNGKIERESESDTLKRVLLARSEQLARRNVKIVFESDLPPGELARFMEAFPAEIFGINYDSGNSASLGYDSHEEIDAYAPRILNVHVKDRIRGGTTVPLGSGNADLAKTIRLIERSGYKGQYILQTARASDGDHAGALAKYRDMTVGWIEDAAR from the coding sequence GTGACCCAAACGCTGCAACGCATCGGCTTTATGCAGGGACGGCTGTCGGCCCTGGTCGACGGTAAGATCCAGGCGTTCCCCTGGGACGAATGGCGGGACGAGTTTCCGCGCGCGAAGGAACTCGGTCTGACGCGGATGGAATGGACCATCGACCAGGAACGGCTGCGCGAGAATCCGCTGATGACCGAACAGGGACAGCAGGACATTCTGGCGCTGTCGCGCGAAAACAGCGTCCGGATCCCGAGCCTGACCGGCGACTGCTTCATGCAGGCGCCGTTCTGGAAGGTCGACGCCGTCGTGCGCGATTCGCTCGTTGCCGATCTCGACCGTCTGATCGCCGCCTGTAGCCGCATCGGCATCGAATTCGTCGTGATCCCGCTGGTCGACAACGGCAAGATCGAACGCGAGAGCGAGAGCGATACGCTGAAGCGTGTGCTGCTCGCACGCTCAGAGCAGCTCGCAAGACGGAACGTCAAGATCGTCTTCGAGTCCGATCTGCCACCGGGCGAACTTGCCCGGTTCATGGAGGCCTTTCCGGCCGAAATCTTCGGCATCAACTACGACAGCGGCAACAGCGCTTCGCTCGGCTACGACAGCCACGAGGAGATCGACGCTTACGCGCCGCGCATCCTCAACGTGCACGTGAAGGACCGCATCCGCGGCGGCACCACCGTGCCGCTCGGCAGCGGCAACGCAGACCTTGCCAAGACAATCCGTCTGATCGAGCGCTCCGGCTACAAGGGCCAATACATCCTGCAAACCGCGCGCGCCTCCGACGGCGATCACGCCGGCGCGCTGGCAAAATATCGCGACATGACGGTCGGCTGGATCGAGGACGCCGCGCGATGA
- a CDS encoding SDR family oxidoreductase, which translates to MASPSSRYDLSGRTALVTGAGGLLGRQHVAALSEAGARVVVTDVGLAQAEAAVAALKQNAPSAELIALAIDVTTLDSVRAANEQLSGRGISIDILVNNAAIDPKVTSAPGVTHSSRFEAFPVPQWQTEIAVGLTGAMLCAQVFGGEMAARGRGVILNIASDLGVIAPDQRLYRQPNVSREEEQPVKPVTYSVIKHGLIGLTKYLATYWADHGVRVNAISPGGVFNNQDPAFVERLTRLIPMGRMADVDEYRAAVQFLCSDASSYMTGQNLVMDGGRSVW; encoded by the coding sequence ATGGCAAGCCCGTCTTCACGCTACGACCTGAGCGGCCGCACCGCGCTCGTGACCGGCGCAGGCGGCCTGCTCGGGCGGCAGCATGTCGCCGCGCTTTCGGAGGCAGGCGCGCGCGTCGTCGTCACCGACGTCGGGCTTGCGCAAGCCGAAGCGGCTGTCGCCGCGCTCAAGCAGAATGCGCCATCCGCCGAGCTGATCGCGCTTGCGATCGACGTCACCACGCTCGATTCGGTGCGAGCCGCAAACGAGCAACTTTCCGGCCGTGGCATCTCCATCGACATTCTCGTCAACAACGCGGCGATCGACCCTAAGGTGACGTCCGCACCGGGCGTGACGCACTCCTCGCGCTTCGAGGCGTTTCCGGTGCCGCAATGGCAGACCGAGATCGCCGTCGGCCTGACCGGCGCAATGCTGTGCGCACAAGTGTTCGGCGGCGAGATGGCAGCGCGCGGCCGCGGCGTGATTCTCAACATCGCCTCCGATCTCGGCGTGATCGCGCCGGACCAGCGGCTCTACCGCCAGCCGAACGTATCACGCGAAGAGGAACAGCCGGTGAAGCCGGTGACCTACTCGGTGATCAAGCACGGCTTGATCGGGCTGACGAAATATCTGGCGACCTATTGGGCCGATCACGGCGTGCGCGTCAACGCGATCTCGCCGGGGGGCGTCTTCAACAACCAGGATCCGGCCTTCGTTGAACGACTGACCCGCCTGATCCCGATGGGCCGCATGGCCGATGTCGACGAATACCGCGCGGCGGTGCAGTTCCTCTGCTCGGACGCCTCGAGCTACATGACCGGGCAGAACCTGGTGATGGATGGCGGGCGAAGCGTGTGGTAG